One part of the Amphiura filiformis chromosome 5, Afil_fr2py, whole genome shotgun sequence genome encodes these proteins:
- the LOC140152546 gene encoding uncharacterized protein has translation MDIPKGHCWRCEAPKTDVSCQKCGVAKYCRQKCYIEDVERHRPQCEVWTPKICANPGCQKTDGLKECANCNNTSYCTATCQRQHWPNHKQACKKSVESVKSTSMFLEQLFFSKVGIAPHGLGAPYYIGNAIAVDLLNLQEEEMSGSTESADSHVIKDFSILSAGCGNLRNLIYTITSLPKEFGGKLRVMLNDIDPFVQARNLLFLFMLTHFSNDPDIASIVTTIWYSLHLSEKTYKILMESLQILVATSSSNLKELSHGTINVSLDNLEVLKQVWQGWLNVDQQEPSWRSVSLSIQRKQMFTNDPRAAEGMESYCAMLPRRHKKSAVSWVDNGDFLPSGMSTQSRYENPTLTGKRSSQAGHGVMMRKTTFKDIIAESKKTPNDVEFLYCIMSDLMPFGEWDYLEASRFSNDDSLIVMYHAYITNQIQQVIEFIQENRLHTGILLGTCLAITEDEVNGEKFDRIFTSNISDYVGTKTLLNVMKPLLSTENKNAVIVTQNWNWIKFFEMAYADHPMYLLDGSWNKWIAAARKDTGADHSIRPRHWYQEYFNNTSYFVDYLRADLMACNRIHEVEDTQGKVATFQQVKGQCSGLRMRDFRQRLNKVVPWRYRCNARAVNMLPGISRMLEWYIG, from the exons ATGGATATTCCAAAGGGTCATTGCTGGCGTTGTGAAGCTCCCAAGACGGATGTCTCGTGTCAGAAGTGTGGTGTCGCAAAATATTGTCGTCAAAAGTGTTACATCGAAGATGTAGAAAGACACCGGCCGCAATGTGAGGTTTGGACCCCAAAGATCTGCGCTAATCCAGGCTGTCAAAAGACAGACGGCCTGAAGGAG TGTGCCAACTGCAACAACACAAGTTATTGCACTGCTACTTGCCAACGTCAACACTGGCCAAATCACAAACAAGCTTGCAAAAAGAGTGTGGAGTCGGTAAAATCGACCTCGATGTTTCTGGAACAGCTCTTCTTTTCTAAAGTGGGCATAGCACCCCACGGCTTAGGTGCACCTTATTACATAGGAAATGCAATTGCCGTGGATCTGTTGAATCTCCAAGAAGAAGAGATGTCGGGTTCCACTGAGTCTGCCGACAGCCATGTAATCAAAGACTTTTCTATTCTTTCCGCTGGTTGCGGTAATCTTCGGAACTTGATATACACCATCACATCGCTACCAAAAGAGTTTGGCGGAAAGCTGCGTGTAATGTTGAATGACATCGATCCATTTGTTCAGGCGCGCAATCTACTATTCCTCTTCATGTTGACTCATTTCTCCAATGATCCTGATATTGCCTCCATTGTTACGACCATCTGGTATTCATTGCATTTATCAGAGAAGACCTATAAAATATTAATGGAAAGTCTTCAAATCTTGGTCGCCACGAGCAGTTCAAATCTGAAAGAGCTCAGTCATGGCACTATCAATGTGAGCCTCGATAATCTTGAAGTGCTGAAGCAAGTCTGGCAAGGTTGGTTAAATGTAGATCAACAAGAACCATCTTGGCGCTCGGTATCTCTGAGTATACAAAGAAAGCAAATGTTCACAAATGACCCCCGCGCTGCTGAAGGAATGGAGTCATATTGCGCGATGCTCCCACGACGTCACAAAAAATCAGCTGTTTCTTGGGTTGATAATGGCGACTTTCTTCCATCTGGAATGAGCACACAAAGTCGGTACGAGAATCCAACTTTAACGGGAAAGAGATCATCGCAAGCCGGTCACGGAGTCATGATGCGTAAAACGACCTTTAAGGATATTATAGCAGAATCTAAAAAGACGCCAAATGATGTAGAATTTCTGTACTGTATCATGTCGGACCTGATGCCATTTGGAGAATGGGATTATCTAGAAGCTTCTAGATTTTCCAATGACGACTCACTTATAGTGATGTATCACGCCTACATTACCAATCAGATTCAACAAGTCATTGAATTTATCCAAGAAAATCGTCTCCATACTGGTATCCTTCTTGGAACCTGTCTGGCGATTACAGAAGACGAAGTAAATGGAGAGAAGTTTGACAGGATCTTTACATCCAATATCAGCGATTACGTAGGTACCAAAACACTTCTGAATGTAATGAAGCCATTGCTGAGTACGGAAAACAAGAATGCCGTGATCGTCACACAAAATTGGAACTGGATCAAGTTCTTCGAGATGGCGTATGCAGACCATCCCATGTACCTACTTGATGGCAGTTGGAATAAATGGATAGCTGCAGCAAGAAAAGACACAGGAGCAGATCATAGCATACGACCAAGACACTGGTATCAGGAATACTTCAACAATACTTCCTACTTCGTTGATTATTTGCGCGCCGATTTGATGGCGTGTAATCGTATACACGAAGTTGAAGACACGCAGGGAAAAGTGGCTACATTCCAGCAGGTAAAAGGTCAGTGTAGTGGACTTCGTATGAGAGATTTCAGACAACGGTTGAACAAAGTCGTTCCTTGGCGATACCGGTGTAACGCAAGAGCAGTTAACATGCTACCTGGGATTTCACGAATGTTGGAATGGTATATTGGATAA